Within Brachyhypopomus gauderio isolate BG-103 chromosome 4, BGAUD_0.2, whole genome shotgun sequence, the genomic segment ATGTGTCTCCTGTACCACGCCCCTGCGCCGGCCAGCAAGGAGCAACAGAAACAGTTCCAAATGACAGAGCTCGTGCTGGAGGTGAGAGAAAAGGATGCATGAACGTACACACCTGCAATTCTGTATTATGCCATCAGGCCTCACTAGTAAAATAAGAGCTGCAAATCAGATCTAAATAAAGGATCAGAAATAAATTACAATCTAAGAGGACCTGAAAATATAATATCAGAATCATtcaaacattttggatttgtatATGGACATGTATGTTTAAGTGGTCTAAGGTAATTGCATACATGAAGGCGAATCCAGGGAAAAACTGCAGTGTTGCAAAAGCAAAGTTCGTCTGAAATCCAAAAGGTCTCTTTTTCTGGGAGCCTTGTACGCATCAGTGCAGTTATGACCAACTAGACATGCTTTACTCCCTGGGATCATCATACATATAGCATAGgtgggagtgtgtttgtgcgtgtgtgtgtgtgtgtgtgtgtgtgtgtgtgtgtctgtgtgtgtgtgtgtgtgtgtgtgtgtgtgtgtgtgtgtgtgtgtgtgtgtgcgtgcgtgtgtgaaggTCACTACTGGAGTTCCACTGCTGGTCCATTGGCCCACTGCCATAAACTCATATTATTTTACGTCCAGTACTAAaacatgccataccctgtgaaGCCAGTTTACCCTCACACCAATAACTACATTGTGGATGTCTTTGAGATTATTCATGAAAATGAATTCACTCCAGCACCCAAATTAACCGATACACTTCCAAGACTAGCTTAGTATTCCATTATTATTCAAGAGATATTATGGGAGTCTCTTCCTCCTGATGAATTGAACAGGTTTAAATGACCCTATAGCTCACATTTCAACCTGTCATTTTACCCATCACCCCCTCAGAAGGTCTCAAAAACTAGTAGGCCTACTCCACTAGTCTCAAAAACTAGTACTCCACTAGAGGTGTTCAATCCACACCTATTTACTCACTCAATACATTCACAGGATGTTTATGTAATCATGCACAGGGTTATATGCTATTTGCATAGGGTTGTATGCTATTTATAACAAAATGTCCTCATCAAATCCCCCAATACTAAAAACGTAGTACAGTGCAATCACCTCATCTTGAGACTTCAAGAGAGCTCCATTAGCACAGTAGTCCCATTAGCGCCCCTGTTTCCAGCCTCACGAGCTTCTCTCTATGCTGAGACAAGACTGAGACAAAATGCTATAATTACATGGCTCTCTTCTATTCTTAATTGCTATTCTAGCCAGGCAATGCAGTGAGCACTCAATTTTATTCTTAGCACCTGCCAAATGTTTGTTGCAGATGCTTCGGTGGCTGGATGTCACTCCTAGCAAccaaattgtgatttttttgcACACAGAAATTTTAGAGCAGCACTGAAGGACGTCCATCTGAAgcccctatatatatatatatatatatatatatatatatataccaggttaaataaataaataaataaataaatatatatatatatatatatatatatatatatatatatatatatatatatatatatatatataatggggTTATGATTCTCTGTAATCTGTTTCTGATCAACTCAAAAAACCTAAAgcgcgtatatatatatacgcgcTTTAGGTGTGCTCAGACTGTGCTGACCTTCCCttattttctcttctcttctcttctctcctctctatatatatatacgcgcTTTAGGTTTTTTGAGTTGATCAGAAACAGATTACAGAGAATCATAAccccattatatatatatatatatatatatatatatatatatatatatatatatatatatatatatatatatatatatatatatttatttatttatttaacctgGTTAAATTCACATTgagataaaaaatatattttggcTAAGAAGTCAGTAAACAAACCAAGCTGACCTGTCTGAAGCGGATCTAATCATTTTCATCTTGGATGTTTGGAAAGATTTGTATTCTGTAAGAATCACAGTGCATGTGATCCTGTTCAATTAGGTTTGATATTTTTAAGGTGCACTTTGGATACACCACTGTTCATCTTATCATCTTACATGAACTTTGCTTGATCCTATTTAAAGGCTGCATAAATCTTCTATTCATGGACAGAGATCATAAATATTGTTTCACTGTACTAAAAATCAGAACTTGATAAGATGTATATTTAACTGACCTATGACATTTTCCAGGGGCCTTCGAGAGTGCATTGTGAATAGCCTAGAAATATGTCGATGACTCTTAAAGCAaatatgcttctgaacaagagaATGAGAATGCatgaagttttttttatggtagCTTTGCCACTTTTTACTTCTTTTGACCTCCTAATTTTGAGCAAATAGGAAGAGAGCATGTGCTcatgtgtgctcatgtgtgcttatgtgtgctCATGTGCGTCTCTCTGGTCTGTGCTGCAGTTGGCTGCTCAGGTCTTGGTAGAGAAGGACATTGGTTTTGGAATGCTCGATGCTGAAAAGGACGCCAAAGTCGCTAAGAAACTCGGTAAGAAAAAGAAGCCCTGAGTGTCTCACGCATTCAGTCAAAGTTCTAAAATGGTTGGAAGGCCATACTGTGGCCCGGAAGATGAACCTCTTCTAGCAGAcatggaaggggggggggggtggcattgTATTGTAACTGTAATAACTCACCCACTGTGCGATATTAAACACAGCGGCATGGCCCACTAATACTGCTATGTGTTTTCTACAGGTCTATATGAAGAAGGAAGTGTGTATATTTTTAAGGATGACCGTGTGATTGAGTTTGATGGACTGCTCTCTGCAGACACCTTGGTGGAGTTCCTGCTGGATGTAAAGCATTGCTTGTCTTCTTGCTGTTCATTCCACTGTTTCATTGCAAAGTTTTAAAGACATCGGTGCTCCGTGTTGAGCAGATTGAACCTACAGTGGTGTTCAAATTCCTTTCGTAGGTGTTGGAGGATCCGGTCGAGGTCATCGATAACGCTCTGGAGCTGCAAGCCTTCGATCGCATGGAAGAAGACATCAGACTCATTGGATACTTCAAGAGTCCAGATTCAGAACGTAAGTATATGTGAATGTTGATTTTTGCTTAACTGAAATCAATTATCAAAAAGCTAGGTTATGACTAAGAATAAGAAAGGACTCCTTTTTCTCTTTTCAtttggacacacacatacacacactgtgataCATGTATTCAGAAGCCATCCACTGAAGACAATACATTTTCTttaggtggaggtagagaggtaaCTGCATATGACTGTAACTGCAGCTCTCATTAGATTCACACTGTAGGATTCCCTGTGGGAGGCGTCTCCTCTCAGCACAGTCTGTCTCCGCCTTGCTCGCTTGGGCATGTGAGCTAAAGAGCAAGGGGGGAGAGGTCAGCTATTTAAGGCCTTCTCTCTGGTCCCCTGTTAGGCCTGCATTCCCAAGTGGAATTCTCTTCCCttattttctcttctcttctcttctctcctcttctcttatcttctcttttctcattttctcttctcttcttttctcttctcttctcattttcttctcttctcttctcttctcattttctcttctcttctcttctcattttctcttctcttctcttctcttctctcctcttctcttatcttctcttttctcattttctcttctcttcttttctcttctcattttcttctcttctcttctcattttctcttctcttctcttctcttctcattttcttctcttctcttctcattttctcttctcttctcttctctcattttctcttctcttctcttctcttctcttctcagaTTTTCTGGAATTCCAAGAAGCAGCTGAGCAGTTCCAGCCATTTGTCAAATTTTTCGCAACCTTTGAAAAATCTGTGAGTGCCTTATCATGCTTCCTCTGTCCACCCAATACGAGGGTCCTGTGTTGGCATTGAGTCAGTCCCCTTTCTTTCAAAATTAGTATTGTATCTTTTGTAGGGAAACTTAGAAAAACCATTTAAACTGTCATATTTCAGGTTGCTAAGGAGTTGACTCTAAAGATGAATGAGGTAGACTTCTACGAGCCCTTCATGGAGGAACCTGTCACAATTCCAGACAGGCCCCACACTGAAGAGGACCTTGTAGCATTTGTTACCGAACACAGAAGGTAACTGAAGGGAGGGTGGTTTACTGGATGATTAAAGTGGTTTTGCAGGTATATGGAGACTTGttcattttttgtttatttttaaattgtgTTTCACCACTGTAGAGCAACGCTGAGAAAACTGAGAGCTGAGGACATGTTCGAAACTTGGGTGAGAAATGTCTCCAAGTTCCTTCAGCCTAATGCCTTTTCATGCAATGCAGGCAATGTACATATTGTAGGTCCAGGTATGAGATTACAACAAAACAAGCACTGGCATGCGCAATGTCAATGTAAAATGACCTCTAAACAGCACCCACCATTTCATACACACAGTCATATCACACAATACAAGAAGTATCCCTGACATGGATGACGTGGAGCAGACCCCTAAGTGCAACTTTCCTACTGGTTGTTGGACACTCACAGTTCTAATATGGATAACGTTCTATATTACCTGAAATGTTCTGCTGTTCAGGAGGACGACCTTGATGGGATTCACATTGTTGCCTTTGCAGAAGTGGAGGACCCAGGTACCTCAAGCGTTTACCATCTAAACATGTCACTCAGTTTTGGACTTTTATGTACTAAACTTATTTATGTTGTTTTCAGATGGCTACGAGTTTTTAGAGGTTCTGAAAGAGGTTGCTAGGGACAACACCCAGAACCCTGACCTGAGTATTGTCTGGATTGATCCTGACGACTTCCCTTTAGTGAGTACCTCAGAAAGAAGAGGGCAGCTTACTAATTCAACAGTGCTGTGACAGCAGAGGACCAAGAAGCCATTTttgtttattatatattttttaccacttcttttcattttcctctctcctctctcagctaaTTCCATACTGGGAGAAGACCTTTAAGGTTGACCTCTTCCGACCTCAGATTGGAATAGTTAACGTCACAGATGTACGTATGGCAGCAACATCTTACACACCACAAAAGGCTGAACTATTAACATCCTTTCCCCCCAAACCAAGTAGCTTCACCTTATACACTGAAACAGAAGCATTCTCAATAGTTCTTCATTAAAACGTGAGTGATAAATGTCTACTTCCCCTTAAGCAATCTGATGTTCAGAACTATTCATCCTGGGCTGGTTTATATTCACATTCGGCCTACTTTATAGTTTTAAAGTACTTTTTCTGCCCCAAAGTTCTTCTATGTTAAGAAAACACACCCCAGTGACATAAAGACAGGCATAAAATCCATGACTCACTGTAGCTTCTGCTGTTCTTCTGATTCTTCAGACACATTAAAGGCCTTAAAGTCAGATTAAAGTGTTCCTGATGCAAAAAATGTAACATGGTCACAGACTGTAAATACCTACTTGATGTTTATTATCAAAAGATCACTTTAAAATTATTACTTTGAAAGTAACAGTGGCTTGTTGAATACTGTTGAATCGGGTTTTGATGTGTGACATCTGACCCTTTAACAGGCGGACAGTGTGTGGATGAAGATAGATGATGATGAGAATTTGCCCTCGGCTGATGAGCTGGAAGACTGGCTAGAGGATGTGCTTTCTGGGAATATAAACACagaggatgatgatgacgacgacaacgatgatgatgatgatgatgacgacgacgatgatgacgacgacgatgatgacgacgacgatgacgatgatgatgacgacgatgatgacgacgatgatgatgatgatgacgacgatGATGACTGATGATGACTTTGAATTGTGTGGAGCCAAAAACGAACTGCTCAGGAACAGCTAGAGCCTCTGAGCACCTCCACAAAAGCAtcattttgtacattttttgtACATCATTAACAGTGAACTTTCATCTTAAatgaaatgtgtaaatgtgttttatagACAAAACTGATTACAGCCTTATACTGTCTAACAACTGACAGACCCAATTCATTTTACAGGATAGTTCTGCTCTTCCGAGTCTTTGTTTAAATACTGTCTAAGAATTCTTTGAGAGCAATATATTCTGTAATGGAAAATATTAAGTTCATTATGTCAAAATTCAAATGTCAAAAGTTTTGATAAGGCAACTATGTTCATGATAATAAATCTATGTATTTTTGTCAGTTAAAATGCATTCATTTAAAACATGTAACAAATTACTGATATTTCTCGCTAAATCTTCTAAAGATTTAACTATTGCCATGGAAAAATGTATACTATTAATATGAATactgacatcatttgtatacaacaaacacatttccacacaccccaacacatttccacaccccaacacatttccacacaccccaacatgtgtccacacaccccaacacatttccacacaccccaacatgtttccacacaccccaacatgtgtccacacaccccaacacattTCCACACAATCACAATCTTCCCACACAACCTAACAGAAATGTTCTTAAAATATGTTCatagtcaacacacacactatgttcaGTTTGGACAAAGGAATTTAGCCGTATTACAGTGTCACTGGTATTTTGGGGAAGATATTGGGGAAATTATTTCTAGATATTTTATGAGAATATTCTATTTGTTGTTATATATGGGCTTTAACAACAGAATCTCTGCATAAGGCAAACCTATACCATCAAATCTATTCCATCAAAATGCTTGCACTTTGAACTCAAGGACAAGGAAAGTCATACTGAGAAATATAAAATATGTCAGCTGATATATCTGCTTCATAAAACATGTTATTGATACTTATGAGAAGTCAGtaatataaaaaaacaacatgtTATCTAAACGTGTTCATCTGAGATATATAGTTTATTGGAAACAAGGTTGCTTTAAGCACTTGTCAAATGCATTTGATCAGAAATGTCATTGCCAGGGCTAACTGAGGAGGATCTGGAATAACTTCATATTAATGACTTCCAAGAAAAATGACAAGGAAAAATCTATGCTAACATACAAAAGAACTTACTGATacctttatataaatatatacaaacaGAGGCATACAAAATGTTTGTACATACTCATGTATCACTCATAAATTAAATATATACACCAATATGTACACATCCAAATATCAAtgttaaaaatacaaaacatacaCTGTCATTGTTGGGTGGTCAGAGAGACCCCTAAATTACAAAAAATGCATGTATTCTTATAGAAACTTGCAGGAAGAGACTCTGGCCATAATGGTCCTTGTGAACATGAAAAATCAACAATCCCAACTAAGCACTAACATGAAGGCCAACAGGGGAATGTGAACCGCACACATTACGTCCAAAAAATCCAAATCTACACTTGCCACCGTCTATCAAGAACCCCGGAGCCCAAGTACAAAACAGTGTGTACGCGGTGTAGAAAAGTGCGTTAGTCCGTCAAAGTGGCGTCAACCCTGTGTGGAGCTGCTGAAGACCATGGTCCATCAAAAGCGTTTGGCAGCATCTCCTGGGCTCATGTTTTCAGATGTGGTTTGAAGCTTTTCCACAGTGATCACAGAAACGAGAGCTTGGTGCTTCTCACCCGGCAGGCGTGTTCAGTGACGTGTACCACAACACGCCCCGTGTGTCACGGCCCTGCCTCTACATGTCTGCTTGACTCCGCCCACGATGTGCAGTGAGCTTCTGTTCATTCTTAAACACTGcttgaacacacacaaatactcacatACCAATacttacacacattcactctcacACTTGCAAATACTAGTCACAGCCTTTTAACATCAATACTTATTTCAGTCCTTTTCCTCAAAAAGAAGAGACTGCGGTGTATCAAAGTTTGTCCAGTGTGTGATATGTGATTTGTAAAATGTGATCtgtaaaacataaaaaagacaaacaaacaaacaaaaacaaaacaaaacaaagagcgGTCCCGTTGTGTCAGATGGACGTCTCCGACTGCAGCAGCAACACAAACTTGTGTGACTTGGGGTGGACGTACTGCTCTGTGAGCTTGAGATGGGGGAGAGTCTTGGTGCTCACCACCAGGCTGAACTCAGCGTTCCTCAGCTGGAACTCGGTGCCGTCTCGTAGCGGGCTGGTGACGGAGGCCTCGCACACCAGCGTCCACTGCAGGGCCTGCGGGCCCTCGCTGCCGTACTGCAGGGTGGGGCCCGCGCTCAGGTAGCTTTCCAGAAAGGCCTGGCGGAGAGAAGCGAAACATTTGTGGTTGAGGACGAGAGACTGAGCTCTTCGAGCAGGctaggagacagtgtgtgtgtgtgtgtgtgtgtgtgtgtgtgtgtgtgtgtgtgtgtgtgtgtgtgtgtgtgtgtgtgtgtgtgtgtgtgtgtgtgtgtgtgtgtgttctctgaagGCACCTTGGGCGTCATGCTGTGTGTGATGCAGAAGGCCAGGTGTTGCTGGATGCTCTCCATGCTGTGGCAGTGCTGCTGTCGTGTGGTACGCAGGTATTTCTGCAGCGCCCGAGCCATCGACGGGAAGACCGCCTGCGCCGCCTCACGTGGGTCCAGCACGTCGCCGGGAggcttcttcttctcctcttcctgcaGACGCCGCACGTGCGTGAAAGCCTCCTCTACTGCCACCACCAGCCTGGAAGCGGCAGACACAACCTTAACGGCTGTCCGGTTTCGGCGGTTTATGGCTTTGGGaacatgtgattggctgaatcTGCTCGCAGGGACGGGGCTTATACCTCGCACGGCGCTTGCGAACCCTCCTCTCGTGGTCGGCCTCCTCGTAGTAAAGCTCATTGTGGGTGGCGTCTCTGTGCCGGGCTGCTGCGGCCATCTTGGCTCTAGACTGACTGGCTGCACCGTCACTGCTGGGACCTGACAGAAAGACCAACAGCATTGTGGGACACTGTAAGTTCTCTGTGTTTTCTAACTAGACAGCCTTTAGCATGGTAAGATAAAAGGACCCTTTTCTGCACGCATAAGCAAAGGTGAATATACTGTGGCTGAAGAGAAAAACATAACATGTTAATTCCCTGGAATAAATCTTGTCAATTTCTCTGAATATTTCTTTTACAAGTGCACAAATCCTTGACACAAACTTGGCACTGGTCTCCCGACTCCAGCCTTAAACAGCCAGCAGGGTGTGACACTGCTGGTAAAGTCAAACCACGTCGACACCAACAAATGTCCTTATTGAGTTCAAAAGAGCTGATTATTATTCATGCGCAGGTCTGCACATTCATATGCAATGAGATATCGACTTCATATGCATAATTCGGCTTTGGAGACCAGGAAACAGAATGCGCTGTGCATATTTATCCAATGTTCAGGTGATGGAGAGGATTAATAATGCATGTTCATACTGGTGAAGGATGGCTGTGCAGGTCTAGGGGCCAGACTCCTGTGATGTGGAGCCAGTGAAAATGCTTTCTAATTTTGCTTTAGTTCACCGCACTCACAGTCATTGGGGACAGATTTTCCCTCTAGGCAAGCTGCGCtgatgacacacacatataggtCAGGCTCAAATATCTAGTTTtgcacacatttacatcatcatcatgtattcatttttacacacatgtagaacacactcacactgttggACCATGAATGATCATCTTTAAACAATACTTAAAATACTTAAATATTTTATACTTAAAAAGTATTTAGTCTTACTTTGGTAATCAGATTAGCTAAGATTAACCTTAGTTAAGATAGATTAGCAGACTGATCTTTTTGCTGCTAGGTTAATTCTGAGTAATGTAAAAGCATTATTTTTGTGTACAGGGTTGTGGGACCCAGTCTCAATAGTCACGTTAAGAAAGCATGCAGTTAAATTAGATGAACACACGAGGGCGCCATTCGGTCTATGCAGTGATAGTGCTGAATACATGCTGTAGTGCTTGAGAAAAGTGTCTGATTGAAGCACGAGATAAGAAACTGATGACCAAGAACTATGATATTAAAATGTTTCCAAATAGATTTCCACTGTCCTTAGTTATTCACACATTCTTTTTACTCATAAATTTCACAGAATTGTTGACCACacccacccgcacacacacacacacacacacacacacacacacacacacaccccacacacacacagctccactttaaatcgatcatgtacagaacagTACTGTGCATGTGACGGTGAGTGATcgtgagaagagagagagagagagagagagataaagagtaagaaagagagagagagagagcgagagagagagataaagagtaagaaagagagagagagagagcgagagagagagagagagagagagagagagctaaagagtaagaaagagagagagagagagagagagagagagagagagagtatctTCTTTCCAGTGATGAATTACTGATAATGTAAAATTCCTCTTCACAAACCccactcccaaacacacagactgactGCTGGGATGActccaggactgcaggagcCATCTGGTCCCTGGTGTACATCCCGGGTCAGGCTGGGTTCACGTGGCCTCGGGCAGGGGGAGGTACGGCTGAACACGGAGCACCCTGGCCACCGGTGAACACAGCACAGTGGGTGCCTGCTCTGATTTGTACAGCTGTACTACACTTGATCTGTACTACACGAGTGATTACTACACTTGATCTGTACTACATAAGTGATTACTACACGTGATCTGTACTACTTAAGTGATTACTACACGTGATCTGTACTACACAAGTGATTACTACACTTGATCTGTACTACATAAGTGATTACTACACGTGATCTGTACTACATAAGTGATTACACGTGA encodes:
- the casq2 gene encoding LOW QUALITY PROTEIN: calsequestrin-2 (The sequence of the model RefSeq protein was modified relative to this genomic sequence to represent the inferred CDS: inserted 2 bases in 1 codon) gives rise to the protein MRNAWFFLLVCLNFAGQAWTNKGLEFPRYDGKDRVLDINSKNYRKALKGHHMMCLLYHAPAPASKEQQKQFQMTELVLELAAQVLVEKDIGFGMLDAEKDAKVAKKLGLYEEGSVYIFKDDRVIEFDGLLSADTLVEFLLDVLEDPVEVIDNALELQAFDRMEEDIRLIGYFKSPDSEHFLEFQEAAEQFQPFVKFFATFEKSVAKELTLKMNEVDFYEPFMEEPVTIPDRPHTEEDLVAFVTEHRRATLRKLRAEDMFETWEDDLDGIHIVAFAEVEDPDGYEFLEVLKEVARDNTQNPDLSIVWIDPDDFPLLIPYWEKTFKVDLFRPQIGIVNVTDADSVWMKIDDDENLPSADELEDWLEDVLSGNINTEDDDDDDNDDDDDDDDDDDDDDDDDDDDDDDDDDDDDDDDDDDDDDDDXDDDFELCGAKNELLRNS